A stretch of Syntrophorhabdaceae bacterium DNA encodes these proteins:
- a CDS encoding response regulator, which yields AEDDEAIRNLTVRILQRYGYSVVAAEDGEDALVKFGQYKGRIDLILLDVIMPKKNGKAVYDELKETSPDIKVLFMSGYTADIIHKKGVFQEDINFLFKPITPDTLLLKVRDVLDG from the coding sequence TCGCGGAAGACGATGAAGCGATACGGAACCTCACCGTGCGCATACTGCAAAGGTATGGATATTCGGTGGTCGCCGCGGAGGACGGCGAAGACGCCCTTGTCAAATTCGGACAATACAAGGGCAGAATAGACCTCATCCTCCTCGATGTGATCATGCCCAAAAAAAACGGCAAAGCCGTATATGACGAGCTGAAGGAAACCTCACCGGACATAAAAGTCCTCTTCATGAGCGGCTACACGGCCGACATCATCCACAAAAAGGGTGTTTTCCAGGAAGATATAAACTTTCTTTTCAAGCCGATCACCCCCGACACGCTCCTGCTGAAAGTAAGAGACGTGCTGGACGGGTAG